The sequence GAAACTatagggaattccgaaagatatCAAGgtgataaaactatttttttaaacatttctggaaaaaatttagaagattataagtcaattttttcgtGAAGTCCGAGCCACTGAGgcttattattgttattattattattattatgatgatgatgatgatgattattattattattattattattattattattattattattattattattatcgctagtatttatagagtaaaataaggctattgaattttgaagttaaagCTTCTACTCAACATCCTTAtgaatgatcattttttaaatgaactttccAAAGCTCTTCGGAAagagtttagaaatatttgataaatatctgctttttaaatttattattatttattaatttattattttaaatattacactaAATTTTCATGGTAAGTCACGATAAAGATAACGCCTTTACCAGCCAAAAGGATtatgtattttcgaaaaattatcacgacatgttattattgtttttttttattactttattaaattataataaattaaaatattacatattacTCTAAGGGATAGAGACACATTACTTGCAGATTTTGTGCGGCTTTAAACTAGACTCTGTGGCTGCAGACCAGCATACTCAATAGCTAGTGCATAGCACTTTACAGGCGCAAAACAattctcaattttcaattacaaaaaaaacaacaggaaaatttgtaaaaagaatctTTATGTTCTCTATGTACTTTAGATTATAGATCTGGCGAAATCCCGAGGCTCTTTAACAGCCTTAAAGTAATGAGGCACATTTTTCCATTactttcccgtgtagaaattatgaccgggttcgggccggattccggcagggttgccctgcttgtatccggaatctggccAGACTGCctggtcggattctggttggtttcgtcacgctgcgctggtcagatcccggccgggtgtacccagtcggctcccggccgggttacccgatcagatcccggatacaaatagggtaaccctgtcggaatccgaccggtttttgactgagctcctcgatcgcattttactggagcctttttaccacagcgaacatattctaccaactggtaaaGATAAGattctttgtcagcacttatttccacctgtaaaaagatgttggaatttaaatttaagaactgcattcataataataaatatattaactacaaagattgattcaatgtaagtactaaaatataggatatgattcttaagtttctgtaagaaattgcataacaaatttaccttaagcgtaacttagtttgcataggtttttttacatgaggtaaaataaatttcaggagtttcacgtgacatcctaacctatggaaccggtttagaaaattgatttaacataaaggttgaagaatattaacaatgcttacttattaacaaaataattcacttacctttaaaaatatccgcttgctccagaaaatttgatacaattttgtgaaatttaacaaatttcttaacggataacctagcgtccaccgacgttttactccgtttttagcattaaagactccgggagtcgccgaatcgttattacgtgcaagcatgataacgtaattcaaaacctcgttcggaaaaagttatttctcttcttattacattttttgcttatacatgataatatataaatacataaaaataagcaaaaatcgtatcacaaaaaaataagtataatttcactgggaaactatgtttgaaaattaaaaagaagctggtcaacgatttcgctgacacggcaagtctgggaatctcagaaccaaaagtgggaaaccatataattaaacttagtttaatttttctttcataattgataaaaaaagcacgtaaaacataaaaaattggtctttcacctgtcagatatttacgaacgacccacttacggcaccATTTTTAGCCccactgggtcccggtgggaactcgttCAGATCCCGGGCGGGCAATAAAGAAAATAGTATCCCTGTTTGACCcagtcagattctggccagaaaccttcttctggtcgggtcaaaccgggctatttctacacgggttgtcgttgtatatttttattttaaattcacttctCATAGGTGCGTTAACGAACCCTTTACTCCCCTATCTATGTGGATATCCTTGTTCCAAGcatataaaagatttgaaataattcaagtaatCAATGTTAGATCGgttacaagtaaaaaaatttcaattaaattaatggtTCAGCTTATTAGCTTATTAGTTCAGTTTATCAAGGAAAAATATATCACACAAATTAATTTCGAATAGGTGGCAGTCGTTCTAAGGAGATCTTATAATTCTCTAATTGTAAGTGTCTACCCCTTCAAAGTATGTACATGTGTATGTGTATGTCGTAGACTTCTATGCGTTAAggcttttttaaaacatttaattacttttacgTCAGATTAAAGCAAAAAAGCACCcacaaaacttgaaaatatagatcagaaaaaatgtatatgtttattgcaaaacaatttatttctcatTGCTTTTATCCCACGTCAATGATAACTACAAAGCATCAAGAAATCACTTGACTTATCTTTATAGAATGAGCATAAAACAgttactttaaattatatttatttttctccagtCATCACTTGATACATAAATAGGTTTAATTATGTGTCTCATGCTCTTAcagaattcttcaatttctttaaatacgaGTACGCCGTATTAGGAGCCGCACCCCTACGAGTAGTATTCTTTACTTATCTTCACTTAGGCAAGTTATTTcgatcatttaattatttacattgcAATAGTATAATTCGGAAAATAATATTATAGCTTAAGAAGAATtacatcaaacaaatttttacataaataaccTAACAAAATGTTATTCGCATTTAGGTTCAGGTTCCTCAGTTGGATGAGACCCATCTCCTCTTTTTTCGATCACTGTCCTGACTAATTCTTTAGATGGTTCTTTTAAATCATAAGCCCAGCCGATTTTTGCAAACATATCAATTAATGCTGTCGTGTAGTTCAATTCATAGTTTCCTAATTCTGCCGCCTTGTAATCCCAGGGGAAAACGTGATGGTAGTTATGCCACCCTTCACCCATCGCTACGAAAGCAACAAAATGATTTTCTGTTGGAGCTATTTGCCTAAAAGAATAAAGGTAGcacagatttaatttaaattaagttttgtgTTATTTCTCataaggtaaataaaaaattatttatttcatgcatattaaattaatgtaaatattttaatacatatgTGTGCTGCAGTTATTATATTCTTACTTGTCATAGGGTTTCGCACCCCAAATATGAGCGGCACTATTAACACTCCAGGTTACATTCAATGTCAGGATGTATCGGGCAATTTGTGCAATAATAGTATAATACCAATCCTCATTCCATAAATATACTGGCAGCACGGATGGAATGATAAAACAGCACATTATTTTTAAAGGTAGGAAATACCTGTTGAAGAATCATAAGATCATTATTTTCTCGATTAATTACATACATATATGAACTACAGTATTTTTTTCTTCTCGAATCGATTTAAACTAGTATTTGCTCaaaataaaatgctttaaaaattgttttaaagtatAGTTCTCTAAAATATCAGAGATAAAATGTTCActtctttttgttttcaagtagttgcaataataaaaaataattcggatgataattcaattattactATCTCAAACGAAAGCTTTAGAAAAAGTAGCGTGACCGGGTAAAGGGGCTGCACAGGATTGTTAACACCCctacttttattttaatacgCAGAAAAAACCTTAACTGTCAATATCATTATTACTATTCCACttctatttgaaattacattcaatgaacattttatgaaaaTCTTAGCGTTATTGAAAGTCATACTTATCACCAAAGACCACGACTGGATCCGAAACGATGTCACTCATATCTATTTGCCGTCCACGTCTAATAACTTCAGGATGCTTCTTCATCATCAGCCAACCAACGTGTGAAAAGAAAAATCCACGACTGCTGTCATGTGGATCTGCTACTGTCTCCGAATATTTATGGTGGATGCGATGATCTCTCACCCAATCATATATTGGATTCTAGCaaattaacaattcatttattcactatttggtattaattttttgagataattgaaaccttagaaattgaataagaattaaaaatgttccattcgAGTACgtcaaaattgtccaattttaaatcGGGAAGAGCTCAACgttcattaatttcaattaattaaccatttttatcatttttgacaatttcgtcAAGTGATTGCAATCTATTGCAGATAATTTAAGtggattttatttgatttgcAACCACCCGcaatttattcaaattgattTGCGAATGAATGCGACTTACTAAAACTGGTTTTCATTACATAATTGCTAGTGATTACGAATTACAAATTGATTTCAACTGATTGAAATTAAACGcatgtaatttttaatgattaaaattaagtGTAAAGCATTGCAATTGATTGTAATTGTTTGAAAGTAATTGCAATTGATTACAAATTGATGACAATATAATGGATTGAAATTAACTGCAGTTGATTTCAAGGTGAATATAATTGCGATTGAAACTACTTGAAATTCATCGCAAGTGATGCAATTAATTGCAATTTCTTttgcttattttaattaaaaattatagttcaaaTCACCGTCTAAAGTTGAGACAACATGCGCCTCGGGAGAAAAAAAATTCCCCTCCATTTTCTCTGAACTGGATGACTTTTTGCATTCAAACTTTTCACACCTTAATTCAGAGCTGCAGTATTTTGGTAGCACGTTCTTTTTTCtataatgaaatttgaatttttaatgaccgcctgcaatttaaaaaaagtgtctcTCGAATGAAGATAAAACTCATtctccattttttcgaaacttaatgacattttcaaactaaactttGTTTGTGTCGATTTAGAAACACAATAGCTGGATATTatattaatctttctgttttgGGTTTCTTAGGCTACGCCGGAAACCCTTATAACTACGGTCGGATGCTCGTCCGCCGTTTACTTTTAGTGCGATTTTTTTCAGTACGGCTCAAATGCATCTGTTGGCTTGTAGAATTgcgataagaaataaaatttgcaaagtttaattcttattttattatagcattgtttgaaaaataagaaaatgaggaAAATCAACTTTCCAGATCCCTTTCCTGGAAGCTTTTCTTTTAGTCAGATTTTCCTGAAGGATTGATCAAATTGAAACTCTTGGCATATAGATTTGATATATGACCTTCATGTGATTCCTTATACATTTCCTgactatatataaataaatatgaaaaagaaaacttatcataaaaatataaacatgacACAATTTTCTCAGAACCAATTCAGGGGCTCGATCACGATTCTTTTGTCTCGCTTTTCACATTTTGTATTTCcccttccatatttttttttaaatttttccagagAATTATAATCCACTTGCAGTACTTATGCATCtcggaaaacatttttattttattttcaacattgaaaattcagtttttgagaaCGTTTTTTGTCTCTTTTACTTATATTTTAGGTGATTGCAAGCGTCAGAAGCGAATGCAATTGAATTCCAGTGCTTTGATAGTGCAAAATGAATTGATTTACAAGCGACCAAGATACAACATTATTAGTACAATGTCAAATTAGCACAAATTAGTACCTGTCCAGCTGTACAGTAGCAATAAAGAAGAATCACCCTCAGGGGCCATTTAGCTTTGAAAGCGCGATGAGTCCATAGTCGATGTGCACCACCAGTGACTCCAAATCCAGCAATTTGTCCAATTaggaatgctttaaaaaaaatgtcatttcagAATTTCTtcctttcattaaatttttaaaccacaaaattCGACCAATTATGCAtgctttatagaaaaaatatcaaatcatAAGCTCTTccttttacattaaatttaaattcattttttactataaaaaatagttttattgataaagcaaaataaaattatagtttcCTGAAGTTTTCgacatttagaattaaatataaatgataataatcagcAGGCAATCATATCGACTGacgacaaaaaattgttaaataattgttgCTGAGATATGGTTTTGGCTTAActgttcaaaagaattcaaatcaattagttaataataattgaaccatACTTTTTGGCGCACATTGGTGGCCTTCGCACGTGGATtgatttattgtattaaaaattacataaattcgtTGCAGTTTTAAGAAAGCAaccaaatttatgtatttttttattgtttataccatttttaagaaTCATACAAAATAATCTAGTGAAAATTAAGTACTATTACTTTATATCTTcaggttttaaacaaatagttttttgttcaaattaatttttatcattctgTAGATCTGCTATGAATCTGCTATAAGCTAAAAAAAGAGAGTCAGGTTCGTAAAAATCTTACGAAATTTTCGTAAGGAGGAATCTAGAAAATCTTAAGCATTCTTGTGTAAgtttgggaggggggggggggggggctaaaaatAACCTAAATCGTGCTCAAGTAATAATTGAACCTATGATTCCGATTTATTCATGAATAATGCAGTTATTCTAGTTTAGACCAATTGTTTTGGAAAtaatcatgaaataaaaaaattactttaaaaaatggaaaatggtaaatataaataaattttaaatttaaaaataaatgtacatgGGTATACTGATTAAACTTCTGCTTCGTTGTATATAAACTTCCCGTTCATAGAAATACTTACTATAGAAGAAAAGTCCTTTCTTTTCCAAATAGGGAAAGCTTATTAGGATATAGAGGGTCACAATGTGCAAGGTGgcaattacaataatatttttccattttaaatcagcTTCGAAGAAGGATGATCTTTCTTTTAGTTTTTCGACTTTGACTCCACTGGTATGTAGTGATTCATTTTCTTCATGTTCAATTTCCTTTGCGGTAATTTTTTGTGTCCAGACCAAAGAATGACCATCCTCAGATTTTTCGTCATCAATACAAGGCGTGGCACCGGATATGCTTGGAGGCATTTTTTTGCGACCTCACTCTGCATAAAAGAtccaaaacaacatttttcagtaaaatttataattaaaaggctctaatttttatttacagtaaaataaatactgttttatttctaAACTGTATACAAAATTTGagtcacttttttaaagatttttacaattgttttgtattaGAAAAAACGCACTTCACtatgaagtcataaaaattattGACTGCAATTGTAACGTTTTCCCTGACACTGTAAACTTCACTCGTTACAAATTTATAACGCAtccttttttatttccaaaatttcgccACTGACACTGTTTTCATCAGGTTCGATTCACAACACAAATTATTCACAGTTTAATATAAAAGGAGAGTGTTAGTTTTAACAGAAATGGAACAATGTTGGTTTTATCGGaattgaatatatttaataatttctctCTATATGAATTAaagattaataaaagaaaaatttgaacaatgaCACAGGAAAAATCTTCCCTTACTTATAGTCGGATATCACGCCCGCTATTATTCCATTAATAACAAATGAGATGGAATATTTCGTACCTTAAATGATCTTAtttgaatttggtaaaaaaactaaattagatGGACGAACCTCGGCCCGCTTTTTTCTAGCGGAGCTGTTAAAACCTGTGACTGAAAAATTTGTAGTGGGAATTTCTCATTAAATAGGCATGCGATAGATTTTCTTGGGAGGGGAGGAAGCAACATAGACTGACCATTCTAGACGAAGCGAGATTGGTGCTTTGGTGTGAAACAATAAAAACGTCATTTGGCACCCCTTTCTTTAGGAGGCTGTTTCCACCCCTTAAAATGTCTTTTCACATATAAACAAAaccatatttaatatttagtttttattctaCTGTCACATATTTTATGATCATTAAAATTGGATCCGTAACCATCCGTCAATTACGtaacaaattttttgacaatttttaactCGTCTCCTTCGCCTCGtaacaaatcataataaaatgttTTGGATCCCCCGCCTGTGCCTGTATCtcctaatttttgttatttgttgCAGCCATAtcttattaaaaacagtttatttactGCACGAGTCACATTTTTACTTTTCacgattgaagaattttttattcaaaatgtattaaattgaatgatttcaattttaaatctttaaaattcaactatttctaaaaaagaatttaacattgcactatttttcattatatacattaaatattgaagaattttcagttgtaaatcttcaaaatttaaaaatctacatgaaatgtttaaaaatatatatgcacaatacaaaattaagaaatttcaggtatttaatttaaaatatctaaaattctgATGATTTACGTTTGAAAATTAGTCAATTTGGTagtttcagaatttgaaaacCCTTGACTTTTGGTCATTAAAATCatccaatttaagaattttgatttatgcatctttaaaattgaagaatttttaattgaaaatctcaaaaattgaataattttcagtacaatattttttaaaattaagaatttttaatcaaagtttttcaaaattatataacatgaaacacaaatctttaaaattgaagtgttttgaattttgaattttaaaaagtacatatgcaagttttaagttttagaataaaaagtcCCGTAATTCTGATGATTTACATTTTccttcaatttggaaaaaattcagaattaagaAAACTCGCATTTTGCATCTTTACAAATTATACACATTaacaataatagaatttttaattgcacattTTCATAATGTACCGCTTTCAAAAAGATgttcaaaatttcctgatttgAAACTGTGTTTGTGTGTGTTTTAAGATCATCTAATTATGATAtaaaatcttatatatttttagttaaaagtaatcTGTATACAATTCATTAAAatccgattaaaattaaaattgtacggAAGTCGATGTAGCTGtttcaatgttaatttttatttatgattatttattattatattttgtagtgCGTTCAAATCTGTATGTATGTGCAGTTTTTAGTATTAAGCATTTTTTATTAGCTgttattagtttttttagttgaaagtgatATTTGGTTTcataaatagtagatttttttatacctttttcTCAAACCTTTTATCGAATCACTtaactttgtatttttaacaacaatttaggagatttaaatcctttaataaaTGTATTAGATATTTTTGTTTCCTGTTTAATCTGTCGTCAAatctaaaaatatagttttataaGTCTTAGGATGTATTTAGTAAATAGTGAGAAGCCAAAGCCAcatcaaaacttttgaataatttttggggAAGTagtaatttccaaaattgtaaaatatactttatttttacaaaaaaattggtcTAAAGAATGATAGAAGATATTCAAAATACGAATCTAATTATATCGATATTGAAGTCTTCATAAAGTCATTGCAACTTTTTACTTTCATTACTGAACTTTGACGTTGTACTATAATTTCGGCACGCGGATTTTTTTCAGGCAGATTTGTTAAAAGTATAACGTAACAGTGtcaatttaccccccccccccccccccccccccccccccccccaaccccctATGGAACATATCGTAACATTTTCCGAAACCTCTTCCCC is a genomic window of Belonocnema kinseyi isolate 2016_QV_RU_SX_M_011 chromosome 8, B_treatae_v1, whole genome shotgun sequence containing:
- the LOC117178790 gene encoding acyl-CoA Delta(11) desaturase-like → MPPSISGATPCIDDEKSEDGHSLVWTQKITAKEIEHEENESLHTSGVKVEKLKERSSFFEADLKWKNIIVIATLHIVTLYILISFPYLEKKGLFFYTFLIGQIAGFGVTGGAHRLWTHRAFKAKWPLRVILLYCYCTAGQNPIYDWVRDHRIHHKYSETVADPHDSSRGFFFSHVGWLMMKKHPEVIRRGRQIDMSDIVSDPVVVFGDKYFLPLKIMCCFIIPSVLPVYLWNEDWYYTIIAQIARYILTLNVTWSVNSAAHIWGAKPYDKQIAPTENHFVAFVAMGEGWHNYHHVFPWDYKAAELGNYELNYTTALIDMFAKIGWAYDLKEPSKELVRTVIEKRGDGSHPTEEPEPKCE